A single genomic interval of Festucalex cinctus isolate MCC-2025b chromosome 16, RoL_Fcin_1.0, whole genome shotgun sequence harbors:
- the frem1a gene encoding FRAS1-related extracellular matrix protein 1a isoform X1 — MGRAMMKSKGQSLALLPFLLLGVTCNASLVKVNRALKVRRGQSAYLREGDLQFLIPIQKDACKVEVVLNEPITQRVGKFLPQVFNCHYRENVVKYVHNGSPLLTEDTIKLRLYRFTETDTSIEVFSLHVDIVHPDCSIIKLGPKFLQVPLFGISADVDGNVLSFHYERRSSLECSIHFNTHDTHLPAHGQLVTGKPEEAIKRGDEPMRYVEEDPARCHSDVCLRGVKPVRFFKVPCNDFLVMGLKYQHMTPPSPDIDYIAIKLDLKDTRSGNIHQSEQIWIPVQITGALSNQPPAASFMSTFILEVDQFILTPLSTATLDGEDEETPQERLIFNITKAPLDGFVAHLSDQTRRVNSFTWLDLNSMLIAYQPPNSSHTLRRHFEVVFSLQMYCMKCGGGIKNLSVQMEIEVHDFFFEKSSPITVHVSIRNADTNAPMRVSWNMGLSLLEGQSRPITWEQLQIVDNDNIDAVRIITVDGLLHGRLTVKGGKGFMFTVKDIKAGIVFYHHDDSDSTGDFIVFRITDGHHQTRHKFPIKILPKDDSPPFLIANLLLDVSQGQTTLLKGTALQASDMDSSSSDYILFNITRPPQVGEIMKFPGPGLTGYPVSSFLQRDLSQSIIYYRHTGNEAIDDSFEFVLSDFQEPPNLSEPQVVMLHIEPVPHQPPSEVPSARRCLVVKETDVVHITQQHLHFVDKDSPDNDLTYTLTTPPFYNDHRSSSEDAGRLFLVDSIPKFSKDTNAPVLRLFTQNAINFMKVAYMPPTMDIGPFPRYVQFVLSVTNRHGKTLDGICFNITVIPVDNQPPEVITNPVMVDEGGERWLGPEHLLLSDVDSVDAALQLELLREPQHGMLQLNRSPLKPGQTFTLHDLTSHRVRYSHDNSETVDDSINLAATDGVNKIHLILQVNVSPINDEVPVLVAGLKPMLTCDEGQTIIISAEYIYAIDADTDNNSLTFLIARQPDHGLVLRNGVVVDNFIQSDVDAGIISYKHTGPEIGLTPYHDTVTFVVSDEEAGKYFPCCSGRNPEISLPVYDLHITILPVNSQPPSIKTGDIFVVDEGGRAQIKASHLKVSDVDTVVDELVVSLVTLPQFGYLENVLPRPGFEKSNMGMSIDSCFYRDIIAGQINYVQSRHQKLEPTSDQLTLCVSDGKFSSAHVTFNIVVNPTNDEIPEFVAQNIAVQEGQMKHLDLTVLNATDLDVPKNVLFFRVVKPPQHGNIVRQRTNDTIDQQVNSEFTVVDFSMAELTNGKAVAYMHDDSKHLEDSFTIQLMDGSHKIQRRVMVEVTAVSDEKPHLIRNNGLEVEPGEARLITSVTLFTQDHDTPSSQVMYIFTSVPAHGVLQLKHVQNWLPLVAGENCTQEMVDMNHLRYVHRDPFGTTTGDHFLFYLFDGQNQSPSQQFNISVKRVEKGTIAVFARPVTVNRGGRVVLTTDMLFATDHADRPEELVFVITTPAAHGYLENTKHPGVTISTFSQMDIAANRVVYVHNKQASTPTEAIQFVVNNNKTSREGILEVSVKMVDLIPPSLSNKGLLIPQGFAMTLSPDRLAMTDPDTPRSALVFKILQPPRHGELLLHGNALAADSTFTQQHIEELEVTYKHNGAQSQIDRFEFTATDGANRGVLLDGKLHTEPLSFIIQIDPLDTSYPELIKLLPLWKAEILADGRYGIFLSSQELKAKDTNSKEEELIFSIVRQPYFGYLENITTGGFSREHISQMDLKWRTVVYIIKPEMESLSDSLEFRVSDRHGNTGPSHILQLKWSSVELSQGQYCVNEEDKRVSVEIIRKGNIAESSYVTVKVNEMTATAGKDFLSSSSSLIQFDPGVSLRIWNSEVIHDQLEEADEVFEVVLVLPEDTVIASVSKAQVIIKDQGRGQCKQNQQHAASTLKKTVQSDKYTQNPSGRLRKLSLGTKSSIHRDFSRKNIKKGKREMMRVVSRRSKQKASAELINSKRGPRRSFPNPRKSEHATTNNFVPRPCLPEVMGLLHFNQTTNQIFHCNGVSWKSWMPADQVASPLCPRGWTFHSGHCYILKKHKASWRRANRSCTERYKSTLASVFSKRDMDWLWDFGGRKPFWIGLNDSDGEGSWMWADGQSVNYTNWNRTPSPSIVKGSKICGLVWRGAKWQRRDCKTGPGHRYICSIKI, encoded by the exons ATGGGAAGAGCAATGATGAAGTCAAAAGGTCAAAGCCTGGCTTTGCTTCCTTTCCTGCTTCTCGGAGTGACTTGCAACGCTTCCCTTGTAAAAGTCAATCGAGCGTTAAAGGTGAGACGGGGTCAGTCGGCCTATCTCCGGGAAGGTGACCTGCAGTTCCTCATCCCGATTCAAAAGGATGCATGCAAAGTGGAAGTGGTGTTAAATGAGCCCATAACTCAACGAGTGGGGAAATTCCTGCCTCAG GTGTTTAACTGCCATTATCGAGAAAATGTGGTCAAGTATGTCCATAATGGTTCTCCACTATTAACAGAGGACACGATTAAGCTTCGGCTGTATAG GTTCACTGAGACTGACACATCCATTGAGGTTTTTTCTCTCCACGTTGACATCGTGCATCCCGACTGCAGTATTATCAAGCTTGGACCCAAATTTTTGCAAGTTCCATTATTTGGCATCTCTGCTGATGTTGATGGCAATGTGCTGTCCTTCCATTATGAAAGGCGGTCCAGCTTAGAGTGTAGCATCCATTTCAATACGCATGACACTCACCTGCCAGCTCATGGGCAACTAGTTACTGGAAAGCCAGAGGAAGCCATCAAAAGAGGGGACGAGCCAATGCGCTACGTTGAGG AAGATCCAGCTAGATGTCATTCGGATGTTTGCCTGAGGGGTGTGAAGCCCGTCAGGTTCTTCAAAGTTCCCTGTAATGACTTCCTGGTGATGGGGCTGAAATACCAGCACATGACTCCTCCATCTCCTGACATTGATTACATTGCAATCAAGCTTGACCTCAAAGACACGAGGAGTGGCAACATACATCAG TCCGAACAGATTTGGATTCCGGTGCAGATTACAGGTGCGCTGTCAAATCAGCCCCCCGCGGCGTCATTTATGTCGACGTTCATCTTGGAGGTGGATCAGTTCATCCTCACCCCGCTATCGACTGCCACGTTAGACGGCGAGGATGAGGAAACGCCGCAAGAGAGGCTGATTTTTAACATCACCAAAGCACCTTTAGATGGCTTCGTTGCTCACCTTTCCGACCAAACTCGCCGAGTCAATTCCTTCACATGGTTGGATTTAAATAGCATGCTCATTGCGTATCAGCCCCCGAACTCCTCTCATACGCTACGCAGACACTTTgaggttgttttttctttgcaaatgtACTGTATGAAATGTGGTGGCGGAATTAAAAATCTTTCTGTGCAGATGGAAATCGAGGTTCATGATTTTTTCTTCGAAAAGAGCTCACCAATCACCGTGCACGTGTCCATAAGGAATGCTGACACCAATGCGCCAATGCGAGTTTCCTGGAACATGG GTCTCAGCCTGTTGGAAGGACAATCGCGCCCAATAACATGGGAGCAGCTCCAGATCGTGGACAATGACAACATAGACGCTGTCCGTATCATCACCGTGGACGGCCTTCTGCATGGAAGACTGACTGTCAAAG GTGGAAAGGGCTTCATGTTTACCGTCAAGGACATTAAAGCTGGGATCGTTTTCTATCACCACGACGACAGCGACTCCACCGGTGACTTCATCGTCTTCCGCATCACTGATGGTCACCACCAGACCCGCCACAAATTCCCCATAAAGATCCTCCCGAAAGACGATAGCCCCCCATTCCTTATTGCCAACTTGTTGCTCGACGTGTCCCAGGGTCAGACGACTCTGCTAAAAGGCACTGCCCTTCAGGCTTCCGATATGGACTCCTCCAGCAGCGACTACATCCTCTTTAACATCACGAGACCTCCACAGGTGGGAGAGATTATGAAGTTTCCAGGGCCAGGACTAACAG GTTACCCAGTCAGCAGTTTTTTGCAGCGAGACCTCTCTCAATCCATCATTTATTATCGACACACGGGGAATGAAGCGATTGATGACTCCTTTGAGTTTGTGCTGTCGGATTTCCAAGAACCCCCGAACTTGTCAGAGCCCCAG GTCGTCATGTTGCACATTGAGCCGGTACCACACCAACCACCTAGCGAGGTCCCTAGCGCCAGACGGTGTCTTGTGGTCAAAGAGACAGACGTGGTGCATATAACACAGCAACATCTTCACTTTGTAGACAAGGATTCGCCAGACAATGATTTGACATACACGCTTACAACTCCACCTTTCTATAATGATCATCGCAG CAGCAGCGAGGATGCAGGGAGGTTATTCCTCGTGGACAGTATACCCAAATTCAGCAAAGACACCAATGCGCCAGTGTTGAGACTCTTCACACAG AATGCCATCAACTTCATGAAAGTAGCCTACATGCCTCCAACTATGGATATTGGTCCTTTTCCTCGATATGTCCAATTTGTTCTCTCAGTCACTAATCGACATGGCAAAACACTTGATGGAATCTGCTTTAATATTACTGTGATACCAGTAGACAACCAACCACCAGAG GTCATCACCAACCCTGTAATGGTGGACGAGGGTGGTGAGCGCTGGCTTGGCCCAGAACACCTGCTGCTGTCAGACGTGGACTCCGTCGACGCAGCCTTGCAATTGGAGCTTCTGAGGGAACCGCAGCATGGGATGCTGCAGCTAAACCGCTCTCCTCTCAAACCTGGGCAAACTTTTACTTTGCATGACCTGACAAGCCACAGAGTTAG GTACAGTCATGACAATTCAGAAACTGTGGACGACAGCATTAATTTGGCTGCAACAGATGGTGTCAATAAAATCCATTTGATTCTACAAGTGAAC GTTTCTCCTATCAACGATGAGGTCCCGGTGCTGGTTGCTGGTTTGAAACCGATGCTTACGTGTGATGAGGGGCAGACAATCATCATTTCAGCTGAGTACATCTATGCAATTGACGCAGACACTGACAACAACAGCCTCACCTTCTTGATTGCACGACAGCCCGATCACGGGCTGGTGCTGAGAAACGGCGTAGTCGTCGATAACTTCATTCAGTCGGACGTCGATGCAGGCATCATCAGCTACAAGCACACAg GGCCGGAGATAGGACTCACTCCATACCATGACACTGTCACTTTTGTGGTTTCTGATGAAGAGGCAGGAAAATATTTTCCCTGCTGCAGTGGAAGAAATCCAGAAATATCTCTTCCTGTGTATGACCTCCACATCACCATTCTCCCCGTCAACAGCCAGCCACCCTCCATTAAAACAG GAGACATTTTTGTGGTAGATGAAGGCGGGAGAGCCCAGATAAAAGCAAGTCATTTGAAGGTGTCAGATGTGGACACAGTTGTGGATGAGctggtggttagtttggttACTCTGCCTCAGTTTGGCTACCTTGAAAATGTCCTACCTCGACCTGGTTTTGAGAAAAGCAACATGGGTATGAGCATAG ACTCTTGTTTTTACAGAGACATCATTGCTGGTCAAATCAACTACGTGCAGTCCAGGCACCAAAAATTGGAACCGACGAGCGATCAGTTAACCCTCTGTGTCTCAGACGGCAAATTCAGCTCTGCCCATGTAACGTTCAACATTGTTGTCAACCCAACAAACGACGAAATTCCAGAGTTTGTGGCTCAAAATATTGCa GTACAAGAAGGACAAATGAAGCATCTGGATTTGACTGTTTTAAATGCAACAGACCTGGATGTACCCAAGAATGTCTTGTTTTTCCGTGTTGTGAAACCACCTCAGCACGGCAATATCGTTCGCCAGCGCACCAATGACACCATTGATCAGCAGGTCAATTCGGAATTCACTGTGGTTGACTTCTCAATGGCAGAGCTAACGAATG GTAAAGCTGTGGCGTACATGCACGACGACTCTAAACACTTGGAAGACAGCTTCACCATCCAGTTAATGGACGGCAGCCACAAAATCCAAAGACGAGTGATGGTGGAAGTAACGGCAGTCAGTGATGAAAAGCCTCATTTAATAAG AAACAATGGACTCGAGGTGGAACCAGGAGAGGCCAGACTCATAACCAGTGTAACCCTCTTCACACAGGACCATGACACTCCCTCTTCACAGGTCATGTACATTTTTACGAGCGTACCTGCCCACGGAGTCCTACAGCTTAAG CATGTTCAAAACTGGCTGCCACTGGTGGCAGGAGAAAACTGTACCCAGGAAATGGTGGATATGAATCATCTGCGCTATGTGCACAGAGACCCGTTCGGGACTACAACAGGGgaccattttcttttctacctCTTTGAcggacagaatcagtctccttcACAGCAGTTCAACATATCCGTCAAGCGTGTGGAAAAGG GAACTATTGCTGTCTTTGCCAGGCCTGTGACTGTCAACCGCGGCGGTCGCGTAGTTCTCACCACCGACATGCTGTTTGCCACAGACCACGCAGACCGGCCCGAGGAACTCGTGTTTGTCATCACCACTCCGGCAGCTCATGGATATTTGGAGAACACCAAGCATCCTGGAGTCACTATCTCCACCTTCAGCCAGATGGACATTGCGGCAAACCGCGTGGTTTATGTGCataacaagcaagcaagcacaCCCACAGAAGCTATTCA GTTTGTTGTTAATAACAACAAGACAAGCCGCGAGGGAATCTTGGAGGTGTCAGTGAAAATGGTGGATCTCATCCCCCCGTCATTGTCCAACAAAGGGCTTCTAATTCCTCAAGGGTTCGCCATGACCCTGAGTCCGGATCGTCTTGCCATGACCGACCCTGACACCCCACGCAGCGCACTGGTCTTTAAAATCCTGCAGCCGCCTCGGCACGGTGAGCTGCTTTTGCACGGAAACGCGCTGGCGGCGGATTCCACTTTCACCCAGCAACACATCGAGGAGTTAGAGGTCACATATAAGCATAACGGAGCGCAGTCACAGATCGACCGATTCGAGTTCACCGCCACGGATGGCGCCAATCGTGGTGTCCTGCTAGATGGGAAGTTACATACAGAACCGCTGTCTTTCATAATTCAG ATCGATCCTTTGGATACATCATATCCTGAGCTTATAAAGCTTCTCCCCCTGTGGAAGGCTGAGATTTTAGCTGATGGACGATATGGAATCTTTTTGTCATCTCAGGAGCTCAAAGCCAAAGACACGAACAGCAAAGAAGAAGAgctgattttttccattgttCGGCAGCCCTATTTTGGTTACCTCGAAAATATCACCACAG GTGGTTTCTCACGAGAGCATATCTCGCAAATGGATCTGAAATGGAGAACAGTTGTCTACATCATCAAACCGGAGATGGAGTCTCTGTCAGACAGCTTGGAATTCAGGGTTTCAGATCGCCATGGAAACACTGGACCATCTCACAT ACTCCAGCTGAAGTGGTCGAGTGTTGAGCTGTCCCAGGGCCAATACTGCGTGAATGAGGAGGACAAAAGAGTCTCGGTGGAGATCATTCGAAAAGGAAATATAGCAGAATCTTCATATGTCACTGTTAAG GTGAACGAGATGACCGCAACTGCAGGAAAAGATTTCCTCTCAAGCTCATCTTCTCTTATCCAGTTTGATCCAG GTGTATCACTGAGGATCTGGAACAGTGAAGTCATTCACGATCAACTTGAAGAGGCAGATGAAGTATTTGAAGTTGTCCTCGTTCTTCCAGAAGACACAGTTATTGCCAGCGTCAGCAAAGCTCAAGTTATCATCAAGGACCAGGGAAGAG GGCAGTGCAAGCAAAACCAGCAACATGCAGCATCTACACTCAAAAAGACAGTTCAGTCTGACAAATACACTCAGAATCCATCTGGAAGACTCAGAAAACTGTCCCTTGGcacaaaatcatccatccacAGAGACTTCTCCAGAAAGAACATCAAG aaaGGAAAAAGGGAAATGATGCGTGTTGTTAGCAGGCGGAGTAAGCAGAAGGCATCGGCCGAGCTCATTAATTCAAAACGTGGCCCTCGGAGATCTTTCCCCAACCCTAGAAAAAGTGAACAT GCTACAACTAATAACTTTGTACCTAGGCCATGTTTGCCAGAAGTGATGGGACTCCTGCATTTCAACCAGACTACCAATCAGATCTTCCATTGCAACGGTGTCTCCTGGAAATCCTGGATGCCAGCAGACCAG GTGGCCTCTCCACTGTGCCCCCGGGGTTGGACCTTTCACAGTGGCCACTGCTACATCCTCAAGAAGCACAAAGCGTCATGGCGCAGAGCAAATCGAAGCTGTACAGAGAG atataAAAGCACCCTTGCAAGCGTTTTCTCAAAACGTGACATGGATTGGCTGTGGGACTTTGGTGGGAGGAAACCGTTTTGGATTG GCCTTAATGACAGCGACGGCGAAGGTTCTTGGATGTGGGCGGATGGACAGAGTGTCAATTACACGAACTGGAACAGGACACCTTCGCCCTCAATTGTGAAAGGGAGCAAAATATGTGGCCTGGTGTGGAGGGGGGCAAAATGGCAAAGACGGGACTGCAAGACGGGCCCAGGTCACAGATATATATGCTCCATCAAGATTTGA